In Helianthus annuus cultivar XRQ/B chromosome 9, HanXRQr2.0-SUNRISE, whole genome shotgun sequence, the following are encoded in one genomic region:
- the LOC110876227 gene encoding uncharacterized protein LOC110876227, whose product MSNGVDKWRWNLDGSDSFKVASIKRMLSEFNRVRPEKVFEWCNWVPKKIGLVAWRAEMERLPTRCALVDRNIPVQDRTCIMCGDYDETSEHIFVSCQVAQVIWQNAAIWCSIPPVIAFDLKDILSLHEFCSSLAMKKKAVYAVILVTIWSIWKSRNEAVFQHKPPNTTRILDEIKAVAYLWVKNRAKMVSLTWEDWNKFKIGG is encoded by the coding sequence ATGTCAAATGGGGTAGACAAATGGAGGTGGAATTTAGATGGATCTGATTCATTTAAAGTTGCGAGCATAAAGAGAATGTTAAGCGAGTTCAACCGGGTGCGCCCTGAGAAAGTATTTGAATGGTGTAATTGGGTCCCGAAAAAAATTGGCTTGGTGGCTTGGAGGGCAGAAATGGAACGGTTGCCGACTAGATGTGCTCTGGTAGATCGTAATATCCCGGTACAAGACCGTACGTGTATTATGTGCGGGGATTATGACGAAACCAGTGAGCATATTTTTGTTTCATGTCAAGTAGCACAGGTTATCTGGCAAAATGCCGCGATATGGTGTTCGATCCCCCCGGTTATTGCTTTCGATTTGAAGGATATTCTTTCACTTCACGAGTTTTGCTCGAGTTTAGCTATGAAGAAAAAGGCAGTATATGCAGTCATATTGGTAACAATTTGGAGTATTTGGAAGTCAAGGAACGAAGCCGTGTTTCAACATAAACCGCCGAATACAACTAGAATCTTGGATGAAATCAAAGCGGTGGCGTATCTCTGGGTGAAGAACCGTGCAAAGATGGTGTCTCTTACATGGGAAGATTGGAATAAATTCAAAATTGGTGGCTAA
- the LOC110876226 gene encoding uncharacterized protein LOC110876226 yields MSQYGYEKAYKDYSFDTDQSRVSLYMTAVASLSQLVQKPTVTVSPKTGLVVTLSGSAAATGSPPTTLSPTLLNVDCRCQTARDDPYEVQLTIPVEGYDPIQFSLTKMCECKQNEAGTSSKGWALFGIFSCIHIFEDGLLLFTKLRCSLTKRGGADPLSFQHCFAAVALFTRLKYKDKQVSGGGGYMRADDFNGAYASQASWTREPVSDAGSSRTNERRYGT; encoded by the exons ATGAGTCAATACGGTTACGAAAAGGCTTACAAGGACTACAG TTTTGATACGGACCAGAGTCGTGTATCTCTGTATATGACTGCAGTTGCTTCTCTTTCTCAATTAGTTCAAAAACCAACTGTTACG GTTTCTCCTAAGACCGGTTTGGTTGTTACTTTGTCTGGCTCCGCCGCAGCAACAGGGAGTCCACCGACAACTTTGTCTCCAACGTTGTTGAATGTCGATTGCAGAT GTCAAACGGCACGTGATGACCCGTATGAGGTTCAGCTAACTATACCAGTGGAGGGTTATGATCCCATCCAATTTAGTCTTACAAAAATGTGCG AATGCAAGCAAAATGAAGCAGGAACATCTTCGAAAGGATGGGCTCTATTTGGAATCTTTTCTTGCAT TCACATATTTGAAGATGGTTTATTGTTATTTACAAAATTGAGGTGTTCATTAACAAAACGCGGTGGAGCAGATCCTTTGTCATTTCAACATTGTTTTGCTGCGGTGGCTTTATTTACAAGACTCAAGTACAAAGACAAGCAA GTGAGTGGTGGGGGAGGTTACATGCGAGCGGATGATTTTAATGGTGCGTATGCAAGTCAAGCCTCATGGACCCGTGAACCTGTTTCGGATGCAGGATCTTCAAGAACAAATGAGAGAAGATATGGGACCTAA
- the LOC110876228 gene encoding uncharacterized protein LOC110876228 gives MEPGSLWSEVIGSIHVNQRKVESIPFKKSMVGVWKNIGDIAKEFMKNGININTSFRSKVGLGDRTLFWVDIWLGNATLKEQFPCLYQLSTKKKAKVQEVYKVVNGGILWDWAWSRVPCSDAEKQEMVSLIHRLQQINIVNKGDVWVWKYNEDEEFCVKSVRHTLERNLDINALPNSFYWNSWVTKKSSMFVWRAIEEKIPSAAALRNRGMDLQDVTCKICGEDEGSAVHILLKCNFAKRVWNEVAKWTKTPMVNMEGNLTEVLQAFLDSQRSRNIKKILHAIAIQSMWILWLNRNDKIFSGRNRTVQMVIEEIKESSLQGVSQRSKHRSISKQ, from the coding sequence ATGGAACCGGGAAGTCTATGGTCTGAAGTAATAGGCTCGATACATGTAAATCAAAGAAAAGTTGAATCTATACCATTTAAGAAATCCATGGTGGGGGTTTGGAAAAATATTGGGGATATAGCCAAGGAATTCATGAAGAATGGTATAAATATCAACACAAGTTTCAGAAGCAAGGTGGGTTTGGGGGACAGAACTTTGTTTTGGGTCGATATTTGGCTGGGCAACGCAACGTTGAAGGAACAATTCCCATGTTTATATCAGCTATCAACTAAGAAAAAAGCAAAAGTCCAGGAAGTATATAAAGTCGTGAATGGGGGAATCTTATGGGATTGGGCATGGAGTAGAGTCCCTTGCAGTGATGCGGAAAAACAGGAGATGGTTAGTCTGATACACCGTTTACAACAGATAAATATAGTAAATAAAGGAGATGTTTGGGTATGGAAATACAACGAGGACGAAGAATTCTGTGTAAAGTCGGTTAGGCACACGCTGGAGCGCAACTTGGATATAAATGCATTGCCGAACTCGTTCTACTGGAATAGCTGGGTTACAAAGAAAAGTTCAATGTTTGTCTGGCGGGCAATTGAGGAGAAGATTCCGTCGGCTGCGGCTCTAAGAAACAGGGGAATGGATTTGCAGGACGTCACGTGTAAAATCTGCGGTGAGGATGAAGGATCAGCGGTCCATATTTTGTTAAAATGCAATTTCGCAAAAAGGGTATGGAACGAGGTGGCAAAGTGGACAAAGACGCCGATGGTGAACATGGAAGGCAACTTAACAGAAGTTCTACAAGCTTTTCTGGATAGTCAAAGGAGCCGGAATATTAAAAAGATTCTACATGCTATTGCTATTCAGTCGATGTGGATATTGTGGCTAAACAGGAATGATAAAATCTTTTCAGGAAGGAACCGAACTGTCCAGATGGTTATAGAAGAAATTAAGGAATCCTCATTACAAGGTGTGAGCCAACGTTCAAAGCATAGATCTATTTCAAAGCAATAA
- the LOC110878428 gene encoding ribulose-phosphate 3-epimerase, cytoplasmic isoform produces MMRVGKMINSRAFGILSISTKSHNYSTSNLNYSTISNHKTSSELGIMVEAKIAPSMLSSDFANLASEAERMLTFGADWLHMDIMDGHFVPNLTIGAPVIESLRKHTKAYLDCHLMVTNPLDYVDQFGKAGASGFTFHVEVSKDNWPELVKQIKSKGMRPGVALKPGTPIEEVFPLLEGEHPVEMVLVMTVEPGFGGQKFMPDMMNKVRTLREKYPTLDIEVDGGLGPSTIDAAAAAGANCIVAGSSVFGAPEPAQVISLLRTSVNKAQKTC; encoded by the exons ATGATGAGAGTAGGTAAGATGATCAATTCTAGGGCATTTGGTATACTATCTATTTCAACCAAAAGTCATAATTATAGCACATCAAACCTAAACTATTCAACAATCTCTAATCACAAAACCTCATCGGAGCTCGGAATAATGGTGGAAGCGAAGATCGCACCGTCGATGCTCTCGTCGGACTTCGCCAATCTCGCATCAGAGGCTGAGCGCATGCTCACTTTTGGTGCCGATTGGCTTCACATGGACATCATG GATGG TCATTTTGTCCCAAATTTAACAATAGGCGCGCCGGTTATTGAGAGTTTGAGAAAACATACCAA AGCGTATCTTGATTGCCACCTTATGGTGACAAATCCTCTTGATTATGTCGACCAGTTCGGAAAAGCCGGTGCTTCCGGTTTCACATTTCACGTTGAGGTGTCAAAAG ATAACTGGCCCGAACTTGTTAAACAAATCAAGTCCAAGGGAATGCGACCTGGTGTGGCGTTAAAGCCAGGAACACCCATTGAAGAAGTGTTTCCGCTG CTTGAAGGTGAACATCCTGTTGAAATGGTTCTTGTTATGACTGTGGAACCTGGATTTGGCGGGCAGAAGTTCATGCCTGATATGATGAACAAG GTACGCACGCTGAGAGAGAAGTACCCAACACTTGATATAGAG GTTGATGGAGGTTTAGGGCCTTCTACTATTGATGCAGCAGCAGCTGCTGGTGCAAACTGCATTGTTGCTGGTAGTTCAGTATTTGGAGCTCCAGAACCAGCTCAAGTTATATCTCTACTGAGAACAAGTGTAAACAAGGCCCAAAAAACTTGTTGA